GGACCTAATGCAGGTCACTCTGTAGAATTTAATGGTGAAAAGTACGGTTTAAGATTAACACCTTCTGGGTTTGTACATACTGATGCAAAAATGTTAATCGGAGCTGGGGTGCTGGTGGATCCAGAAGTATTCATGCATGAAATGGAATATTTAAACAAATATGATGTAAAAGAGCGAACTTTTGTAGATTATCGGTGTGCAATCATCGAAAAACAGCACAAAGAACGAGATCAAGCCTCTGACCATCTTTTCAAGAAAATTGGAAGTACCGGAACAGGCTGTGGGCCTGCTAACTCAGATAGAGTTATGAGAGTAGCGAAATTAGCCGGAGAAATTCCGGAAATGGAAGGACACACCACCAATGTCCCATTGGAAATTAATGAAGCATTAGACGAAGATCAGGATGTTTTTATTGAAGGTTCTCAAGGTTTCGGACTTTCCCTATATTATGGAACTTATCCCTTTGTAACCAGTAAAGACACTACTGCCAGCACTGCTGCAGCAGATGTAGGCGTAGGGCCAACTAGAATTGATGAAGTAATTGCTGTTTTTAAATCTTATATCACTCGTGTAGGAGAAGGTCCTTTCCCAACTGAAATCAGCCAAGAAGATGCAGAAGAAATGGGAATTGAAGAATACGGTACTGTAACTGGAAGGAGACGTAGAGTTGGTCTTTTTGATATGGGAATGGCTAAAGAGTCATGTATGATCAATGGAGCAACCCAAATAGCTTTAACTTGTGTGGACCGACTATATCCTCAATGTGAAAGAACACAAAATTATTCAGATCTTTCTTCCGAGATAAAAAAATTCATAGATGAAATTGAAGGAGAAACAGGAGTACCGGTGACTATAATTTCTACTGGCCCTGATTTAGAGGATACAATCGACTTAAGAGACGAATTACTCTAAATTATTCTTTTTTAATTATCCTATTTTATTTATACTAATTTTTCCAATGTTAATGGATCTTATTTTTAAAATATAAAAAACAATAAAGATTAGTCTAAATTAAAATTTAGAATAAAATTGGTTTAATGTACCCAATTTCCCATTTTTTATGCTTTTTTTAACAAAAATATCTGCTTTTTTTATTGAAGTTTCTAGATCAAGCCCTCTAACTAAATAAGATACAGTAGCTGCAGAAAAAGAGCATCCACTCCCATGAGTATTGGTGTTTTCCATTAATTCTCCTTCAAAAACTTTGATATTTCCATCATAGAAAATATTATTACCAGCTAAGTGCCCCCCAGTTATAACAACATCACAAGATTTCCCTATTTTAAGTGCTGCTTTT
The DNA window shown above is from Methanobacterium alcaliphilum and carries:
- a CDS encoding adenylosuccinate synthetase; its protein translation is GPNAGHSVEFNGEKYGLRLTPSGFVHTDAKMLIGAGVLVDPEVFMHEMEYLNKYDVKERTFVDYRCAIIEKQHKERDQASDHLFKKIGSTGTGCGPANSDRVMRVAKLAGEIPEMEGHTTNVPLEINEALDEDQDVFIEGSQGFGLSLYYGTYPFVTSKDTTASTAAADVGVGPTRIDEVIAVFKSYITRVGEGPFPTEISQEDAEEMGIEEYGTVTGRRRRVGLFDMGMAKESCMINGATQIALTCVDRLYPQCERTQNYSDLSSEIKKFIDEIEGETGVPVTIISTGPDLEDTIDLRDELL